A section of the Oreochromis niloticus isolate F11D_XX linkage group LG9, O_niloticus_UMD_NMBU, whole genome shotgun sequence genome encodes:
- the LOC100710289 gene encoding TNFAIP3-interacting protein 1 isoform X2, producing the protein MSLLENSVERLPVDLSESNDTDKHRQAHRLYPSLPNIDRYEFWCNTGEELHPSVKLENTQLQGSSHKSDVNMKTQILILEEQKNELLSINEKWAKEYRTMVHYYKEKVEELKALQQCDRFEEEEGKHVTLNRLKLKVIKEKESSQMEEGDASSEKLEAQKEVKELRAQNSVLTRKGQHQHEEIRRLNKALKEALQASQSLGVDNETLDIWKHQAEVFKEDFLKERRDREKLKGKYLELEKKYTKVHSELHVLRSQMTWTRQLHPVLNCSCANQAKCPNSEGHQVSQRHMKLQRRCTLDNKQ; encoded by the exons ATG tCTCTGCTTGAAAACTCAGTGGAAAGGCTGCCTGTGGACCTGTCAGAGTCAAATGATACtgacaaacacagacaagccCACAGACTGTATCCATCACTGCCAAATATAGACAG GTATGAGTTTTGGTGCAATACTGGGGAAGAACTACACCCGTCTGTGAAGCTGGAAAACACACAG TTGCAAGGGTCCTCTCACAAAAGTGATGtcaacatgaaaacacagaTTCTTATCTTAGAAGAGCAAAAGAACGAG CTTCTTTCTATTAATGAGAAATGGGCAAAAGAGTACCGAACCATGGTGCACTACTACAAAGAGAAG GTCGAGGAGTTAAAAGCATTACAGCAGTGTGATCGCTTtgaagaggaagaaggaaaGCACGTCACGTTGAACCGACTCAAGCTCAAGGTGAtcaaagaaaaagagagctcACAG ATGGAAGAGGGTGATGCCAGCTCTGAGAAGCTCGAAGCACAGAAAGAAGTAAAAGAGCTGCGAGCGCAGAACAGCGTCCTGACCCGCAAAGGGCAGCATCAACACGAGGAGATCAGACGACTGAACAAG GCCTTAAAGGAGGCGCTTCAGGCTTCTCAGTCCCTTGGAGTGGACAATGAAACACTAGACATCTGGAAACATCAA GCTGAAGTCTTTAAGGAAGACTTTCTGAAGGAGCGCAGAGACCGGGAGAAGCTTAAGGGCAAGTATCTGGAACTGGAGAAGAAGTATACCAAAGTTCACAGCGAGCTGCATGTCCTCAGATCTCAG ATGACATGGACTCGGCAACTGCACCCCGTGCTTAACTGTTCCTGTGCAAATCAAGCCAAATGTCCGAACTCGGAGGGCCACCAGGTTAGCCAGCGCCACATGAAGCTGCAGAGGCGGTGCACTCTCGATAACAAGCAGTGA
- the LOC100710289 gene encoding TNFAIP3-interacting protein 1 isoform X1, with the protein MSLLENSVERLPVDLSESNDTDKHRQAHRLYPSLPNIDRYEFWCNTGEELHPSVKLENTQLQGSSHKSDVNMKTQILILEEQKNELLSINEKWAKEYRTMVHYYKEKCCLRSAPNVQVEELKALQQCDRFEEEEGKHVTLNRLKLKVIKEKESSQMEEGDASSEKLEAQKEVKELRAQNSVLTRKGQHQHEEIRRLNKALKEALQASQSLGVDNETLDIWKHQAEVFKEDFLKERRDREKLKGKYLELEKKYTKVHSELHVLRSQMTWTRQLHPVLNCSCANQAKCPNSEGHQVSQRHMKLQRRCTLDNKQ; encoded by the exons ATG tCTCTGCTTGAAAACTCAGTGGAAAGGCTGCCTGTGGACCTGTCAGAGTCAAATGATACtgacaaacacagacaagccCACAGACTGTATCCATCACTGCCAAATATAGACAG GTATGAGTTTTGGTGCAATACTGGGGAAGAACTACACCCGTCTGTGAAGCTGGAAAACACACAG TTGCAAGGGTCCTCTCACAAAAGTGATGtcaacatgaaaacacagaTTCTTATCTTAGAAGAGCAAAAGAACGAG CTTCTTTCTATTAATGAGAAATGGGCAAAAGAGTACCGAACCATGGTGCACTACTACAAAGAGAAG TGTTGTCTGCGTTCTGCACCCAATGTCCAGGTCGAGGAGTTAAAAGCATTACAGCAGTGTGATCGCTTtgaagaggaagaaggaaaGCACGTCACGTTGAACCGACTCAAGCTCAAGGTGAtcaaagaaaaagagagctcACAG ATGGAAGAGGGTGATGCCAGCTCTGAGAAGCTCGAAGCACAGAAAGAAGTAAAAGAGCTGCGAGCGCAGAACAGCGTCCTGACCCGCAAAGGGCAGCATCAACACGAGGAGATCAGACGACTGAACAAG GCCTTAAAGGAGGCGCTTCAGGCTTCTCAGTCCCTTGGAGTGGACAATGAAACACTAGACATCTGGAAACATCAA GCTGAAGTCTTTAAGGAAGACTTTCTGAAGGAGCGCAGAGACCGGGAGAAGCTTAAGGGCAAGTATCTGGAACTGGAGAAGAAGTATACCAAAGTTCACAGCGAGCTGCATGTCCTCAGATCTCAG ATGACATGGACTCGGCAACTGCACCCCGTGCTTAACTGTTCCTGTGCAAATCAAGCCAAATGTCCGAACTCGGAGGGCCACCAGGTTAGCCAGCGCCACATGAAGCTGCAGAGGCGGTGCACTCTCGATAACAAGCAGTGA